Proteins from one Planctomyces sp. SH-PL62 genomic window:
- a CDS encoding non-heme iron oxygenase ferredoxin subunit has translation MSEAVKIAETTELAPGGKKLVEVDGRALALFRVGDDYYVIDDVCTHDGGPLAEGDLCGVEIECPRHGARFDVRTGAVLCFPAVEPVATHPVEIRGDGVYVRIED, from the coding sequence ATGTCGGAAGCCGTGAAGATCGCCGAAACGACCGAGTTGGCCCCCGGCGGCAAGAAACTGGTCGAGGTCGACGGCCGCGCGCTGGCCCTGTTCCGGGTCGGCGACGACTACTACGTCATCGACGACGTCTGCACGCATGACGGCGGCCCCCTCGCCGAGGGGGACCTCTGCGGCGTCGAGATCGAATGCCCGCGCCACGGCGCGCGGTTCGACGTCCGGACCGGGGCCGTGCTCTGCTTCCCCGCCGTCGAGCCGGTCGCCACCCACCCGGTCGAGATCCGGGGCGACGGCGTCTACGTCCGGATCGAAGACTGA
- a CDS encoding helix-turn-helix transcriptional regulator: MSRRLREIRQELFGDHGGPELARRLNLPARTWYNYETGVTVPAEVLLSFIQLTGTSPTYLVSGEGARYLGAGEDRQTADLSPVELIRRGLEKLERERAAQSASPVGESKSASGRECHEFQSVPVFPPEELMRPTLDPKRAEGRVLAYPQWFPHPAETIAVRVADDSMAPILAEGSVVAIDRSETDPEALQGKLVAARSEEKLVIRWLDLSGRHLILRPNQPGRDHPLAAVELDELPADFLIGRVVWSWSRFGEA; the protein is encoded by the coding sequence TTGTCGCGTCGCCTCCGGGAGATCCGCCAGGAGCTTTTCGGCGACCATGGCGGACCGGAACTGGCTCGCCGCCTGAACCTGCCCGCTCGTACCTGGTACAACTATGAAACCGGCGTGACCGTCCCCGCCGAGGTCCTCCTGTCGTTCATCCAGTTGACCGGGACGTCGCCGACCTATCTGGTCTCCGGCGAGGGGGCCCGATATCTCGGCGCGGGGGAAGATCGCCAGACGGCCGATCTTTCGCCGGTCGAGTTGATCCGTCGAGGGCTCGAGAAGCTGGAGCGGGAGCGGGCCGCCCAGTCGGCGTCGCCGGTCGGCGAATCCAAGTCGGCGTCCGGCCGCGAATGCCACGAATTCCAGTCCGTGCCGGTCTTCCCCCCGGAAGAGCTGATGCGGCCGACGCTCGACCCGAAACGGGCCGAGGGCCGCGTCCTGGCCTATCCCCAATGGTTCCCGCACCCGGCCGAGACGATCGCCGTGCGGGTCGCCGACGACTCGATGGCCCCGATCCTCGCCGAGGGCTCGGTCGTCGCCATCGACCGGTCCGAGACCGATCCCGAGGCGTTGCAAGGCAAGCTCGTGGCCGCTCGGTCGGAAGAGAAGCTGGTGATCCGCTGGCTGGATCTCAGCGGGCGGCACCTGATCCTCAGGCCCAACCAGCCCGGGCGCGATCATCCCCTGGCGGCGGTCGAGCTCGACGAACTCCCCGCCGATTTCCTCATCGGCCGTGTGGTCTGGTCCTGGAGCCGGTTCGGCGAGGCCTGA
- a CDS encoding sigma 54-interacting transcriptional regulator: MPPPRSSNLRPEQLWQAAREPLFWLDPDLRVVWVNPAFETLAGIPADAVVGVSCPAHGPSGEGDAADLAAALSPPPEALAGRAASTAAVFVRPDGARSRRVLAFLPFSDAQGGLLGLLGRVLAADESPSPSEPESEGQRLRVLLMDAREAIRKRYGIDSLVGAGPLHRRLLEQLRVAATVRRPVLFVGEPGVGKRHVARAVHQLGGGDAATLRALDCEALPAAILDRELFVPDDPDAPLARPRLAAADGSSLLIGDLPALPRDLQAKLAAALDDDAGRVRILAVATGDPEAAVRAETLREDLFLALSIFVIHLPSLRDRRDEIPLLAQNFLERLNRRGGGQRSGFTRAAEEVLTSYHWPGNLRELARVVEHAHGRGGASLIAADDLPAAIRGHLAEAYPAPKPPPPRPLDEVLVDVERQLIENALARSRRNKSRAAEILGVSRPRLYRRLKELGFPDVDDEG, translated from the coding sequence ATGCCGCCCCCACGCTCCTCCAACTTGCGGCCGGAGCAGCTCTGGCAGGCCGCCCGCGAGCCCCTGTTCTGGCTCGACCCCGACCTCCGGGTCGTCTGGGTGAACCCGGCGTTCGAGACGCTGGCGGGGATCCCGGCCGACGCGGTGGTGGGCGTCTCCTGCCCCGCCCACGGGCCGTCCGGCGAGGGGGACGCCGCCGACCTGGCCGCCGCCCTCTCCCCCCCTCCCGAGGCGCTCGCCGGCCGGGCCGCCTCGACCGCCGCCGTGTTCGTCCGCCCCGACGGCGCTCGCTCCCGACGGGTCCTGGCCTTCCTGCCGTTCTCCGACGCCCAGGGGGGGCTCCTGGGGCTCCTGGGGCGGGTCCTGGCCGCCGACGAATCGCCGTCGCCGTCCGAGCCCGAGTCGGAAGGTCAACGGCTTCGCGTCCTCCTGATGGACGCTCGCGAGGCGATCCGAAAGCGATACGGCATCGATTCCCTGGTGGGCGCGGGTCCGTTGCATCGTCGACTGCTGGAGCAGCTCCGGGTCGCCGCGACCGTGCGCCGGCCGGTGCTGTTCGTGGGCGAGCCCGGCGTCGGCAAGCGGCACGTCGCCCGCGCCGTGCATCAGCTCGGCGGCGGCGACGCCGCGACCCTCCGGGCGCTCGACTGCGAGGCCCTCCCCGCCGCGATCCTCGATCGCGAGCTGTTCGTCCCGGACGACCCGGACGCCCCACTCGCGCGACCCCGGCTGGCCGCGGCCGACGGCTCGTCGCTGCTCATCGGCGATCTCCCGGCCCTCCCGCGCGACCTCCAGGCGAAGCTGGCCGCCGCCCTCGACGACGACGCCGGCCGGGTTCGGATCCTGGCCGTGGCGACCGGTGATCCCGAGGCCGCCGTCCGCGCCGAGACCCTGCGCGAAGACCTGTTCCTGGCCCTCTCCATCTTCGTCATCCACCTCCCCTCCCTGCGCGACCGCCGCGACGAGATCCCTCTGCTCGCCCAGAACTTCCTGGAACGGCTGAACCGCCGCGGCGGCGGCCAGCGGTCGGGATTCACCAGGGCCGCGGAGGAGGTCCTCACCTCTTATCATTGGCCGGGGAACCTCCGCGAGCTGGCGCGAGTCGTCGAGCACGCCCACGGCCGGGGCGGGGCGAGCCTGATCGCGGCCGACGACCTTCCGGCCGCCATCCGGGGCCATCTCGCCGAGGCCTATCCGGCCCCCAAGCCGCCCCCCCCCCGCCCGCTCGACGAGGTGCTGGTGGACGTCGAGCGGCAATTGATCGAGAACGCCCTCGCCCGTTCCCGGCGCAACAAGTCGCGCGCGGCCGAGATCCTCGGGGTGTCGCGGCCGAGGCTCTATCGACGCCTCAAGGAGCTGGGGTTCCCGGACGTGGACGACGAGGGCTGA
- the lpxB gene encoding lipid-A-disaccharide synthase has translation MKIFLSAGEPSGDLHAANLIHAIRERVPDAEFTGYGGPKMTEAGATLVYPLVNLAVMWFLSVFQNIATFLWLIVRADRCFRDDKPDAVVLVDYPGLNWWIARRARARGVPVFYFVPPQLWAWAGWRVEKVRKFVDLVLCSLPFEPAWYRERGVSHAVHVGHPYFDELCERDLDEAFTTAQEAHGRPLLAILPGSRTLELKRNLPILARAAAKLAKLRPDVRFAVACLHDKHRALAEEIIADALADAAVDGLPAPDLEIFSNRTPELIRVADVAWSVSGSVSLELMMEALPTVILYKVRPIDLWIARPFIKAKYITLVNLLADAELMPEYLTSRDVSDDLVRHAETWLGDPQARARTTAELAALRYTAARPGATSRAAEEILARLRGPAPEDAAYRGPHARAVSLESIEEADAGA, from the coding sequence ATGAAGATCTTCCTCTCCGCCGGGGAGCCCAGCGGCGACCTCCACGCCGCCAACCTGATCCACGCCATCCGCGAGCGCGTCCCCGACGCCGAGTTCACCGGCTACGGCGGCCCCAAGATGACCGAGGCGGGGGCGACCCTGGTCTACCCGCTGGTCAACCTGGCGGTCATGTGGTTCCTGAGCGTCTTCCAGAACATCGCCACGTTCCTGTGGCTGATCGTCCGGGCCGACCGCTGCTTCCGCGACGACAAGCCCGACGCCGTGGTCCTGGTGGACTATCCGGGCCTGAACTGGTGGATCGCCCGGCGCGCCCGGGCTCGCGGGGTGCCGGTGTTCTACTTCGTCCCGCCCCAGCTCTGGGCCTGGGCCGGCTGGCGCGTGGAGAAGGTCCGCAAGTTCGTGGACCTGGTGCTTTGCAGCCTGCCGTTCGAGCCGGCCTGGTATCGCGAGCGGGGCGTCTCGCACGCCGTGCACGTCGGCCACCCCTACTTCGACGAGCTTTGCGAGCGCGACCTCGACGAGGCGTTCACCACGGCGCAAGAGGCCCACGGTCGGCCGCTGCTGGCGATCCTGCCGGGATCGCGGACGCTGGAGCTGAAGCGGAATCTGCCGATCCTGGCCCGCGCCGCGGCCAAGCTCGCGAAGCTCCGGCCCGACGTCCGGTTCGCCGTGGCCTGCCTGCACGACAAGCACCGGGCGCTCGCCGAGGAGATCATCGCCGACGCGCTGGCCGACGCCGCGGTCGACGGCCTCCCCGCGCCCGACCTGGAAATCTTCTCCAACCGGACGCCCGAGCTGATCCGGGTCGCGGACGTCGCCTGGTCGGTCTCCGGCTCGGTGAGCCTGGAGCTGATGATGGAAGCCCTGCCGACCGTGATCCTCTACAAGGTCCGGCCGATCGACCTGTGGATCGCGCGGCCGTTCATCAAGGCGAAATACATCACCCTGGTGAACCTGCTGGCCGACGCCGAGCTGATGCCCGAGTACCTGACCAGCCGGGACGTCTCCGACGACCTGGTCCGGCACGCCGAGACCTGGCTGGGAGACCCCCAGGCCCGGGCTCGGACCACGGCCGAACTCGCCGCGCTCCGCTACACGGCCGCCCGCCCGGGGGCGACCTCGCGCGCCGCCGAGGAGATCCTGGCCCGGCTCCGCGGGCCGGCCCCGGAAGACGCGGCGTATCGCGGCCCCCACGCCCGCGCCGTCAGCCTGGAGTCGATCGAAGAGGCCGACGCCGGCGCCTGA
- a CDS encoding metal-sulfur cluster assembly factor, with amino-acid sequence MIEQEALVQALKTVLDPELNVNVVDLGLVYSVKAGEDHADVEMTLTSPACPMGPEILRNAVAALEKVEGVAKANVKLVMSPPWTPERMSDDARDELGMF; translated from the coding sequence ATGATCGAGCAAGAGGCGCTCGTCCAGGCCCTGAAGACCGTTCTCGACCCCGAGCTGAACGTCAACGTGGTCGACCTGGGATTGGTCTACTCGGTCAAGGCGGGGGAAGACCACGCCGACGTCGAGATGACGCTCACCTCGCCGGCCTGCCCGATGGGCCCGGAGATCCTCCGCAACGCGGTGGCCGCGCTGGAGAAGGTCGAAGGGGTCGCCAAGGCCAACGTCAAGCTGGTCATGTCACCCCCCTGGACCCCCGAGCGGATGTCGGACGACGCTCGGGACGAGTTGGGGATGTTCTGA
- a CDS encoding thioredoxin domain-containing protein: protein MSSSHASPDRAGTSEPPTNRLAGETSPYLLQHARNPVEWHPWGPEALALARSEGRPIFLSIGYSACHWCHVMERESFENPDIARIMNAHFVNIKVDREERPDLDQIYMNAVQAMTGQGGWPMSVFLTPDLEPFYGGTYFPPTDSRGMAGFPRVLLSVHRAWTERRDEIRQSAAEMTEHLRNAADVGRKGGSSSPPSTILLDRAAKALLRSFDAEHGGFGQAPKFPHPMGLRVLLRHFARTGDAAALQAATFTLDKMARGGIYDHLGGGFARYSTDERWLVPHFEKMLYDNALLASAYVEAFQATRKPAFARTARETLGYVLDRMTDPDGPFYSTEDADSEGEEGKFYVWSLAQVLEILGQEKGRTFALVYDVSSMGNWDRKAIINLPRPVEEAARALGRDLDELEIELAESRATLLAARDRRVPPAKDTKVLVSWNGLAIAALAQAGRALAEPRFLEAAERASGFLLDRLRTADGRLLHTYKDGVAKLDAYLDDYACLIDGLTRLYEATGTPRWITSAVELAGVMIAEFLDEQHGGFFFTGKNHETLITRQKDLFDDATPAGNGMAATALLRLAALTGRDDFDRIGRQALQAAAPVIESAPSAGGQSLIALDFALAPVRELAIIAGPGPGRRDFDAAVDAAFARFLPPAVVAPSLAEDRDALAPLVTLLQDRPALDEEVTLYDCENRTCRAPVVGAAAIVAALAEANSG from the coding sequence ATGTCGTCATCACACGCAAGCCCCGATCGCGCCGGAACGTCCGAACCTCCCACCAATCGCCTGGCGGGGGAGACCAGCCCCTACCTGTTGCAGCACGCGCGCAACCCGGTGGAATGGCACCCCTGGGGGCCGGAGGCGCTCGCGTTGGCCCGCTCGGAAGGCCGGCCGATCTTCCTGTCGATCGGCTACTCCGCGTGCCACTGGTGCCACGTCATGGAGCGGGAGAGCTTCGAGAATCCGGACATCGCCCGGATCATGAACGCCCACTTCGTGAACATCAAGGTCGACCGCGAGGAGCGGCCCGACCTCGACCAGATCTACATGAACGCGGTGCAGGCGATGACCGGCCAGGGGGGCTGGCCGATGTCGGTCTTCCTGACCCCGGACCTGGAGCCGTTCTACGGCGGGACCTACTTCCCCCCGACCGACTCGCGTGGCATGGCGGGGTTCCCCCGCGTCCTGCTGAGCGTCCATCGCGCCTGGACCGAGCGCCGCGACGAGATCCGCCAGTCGGCCGCCGAGATGACCGAACACCTGCGGAACGCGGCCGACGTGGGCCGCAAGGGGGGGAGTTCCTCGCCCCCCTCGACGATCCTGCTCGACCGGGCCGCGAAGGCCCTGCTCCGGAGCTTCGACGCCGAGCACGGCGGCTTCGGCCAGGCGCCCAAGTTCCCGCACCCGATGGGGCTCCGCGTCCTGCTCCGCCACTTCGCCCGCACCGGCGACGCCGCGGCGCTCCAGGCCGCGACCTTCACGCTCGACAAGATGGCGCGAGGGGGGATCTACGACCACCTCGGCGGCGGCTTCGCCCGCTATTCGACCGACGAGCGCTGGCTCGTCCCCCACTTCGAGAAGATGCTCTACGACAACGCCCTGCTCGCCTCGGCGTACGTGGAGGCTTTCCAGGCGACCCGCAAGCCCGCGTTCGCCCGCACGGCGCGCGAGACCCTGGGATACGTCCTGGACCGGATGACCGACCCCGACGGGCCGTTCTACTCGACCGAGGACGCCGACAGCGAGGGCGAGGAAGGCAAGTTCTACGTCTGGTCGCTGGCCCAGGTCCTGGAGATCCTCGGCCAGGAAAAAGGCCGGACGTTCGCGCTGGTGTACGACGTCTCGTCCATGGGCAACTGGGATCGGAAGGCCATCATCAACCTGCCGCGCCCCGTCGAGGAGGCCGCCCGGGCGCTCGGCCGGGACCTGGACGAGTTGGAGATCGAGCTGGCCGAGTCGCGGGCCACCCTCCTGGCCGCGCGCGATCGCCGCGTGCCGCCGGCCAAGGATACGAAGGTGCTCGTCTCGTGGAACGGCCTGGCGATCGCGGCGCTGGCGCAGGCGGGCCGGGCCCTGGCCGAGCCCCGCTTCCTGGAGGCCGCCGAGCGCGCCTCGGGTTTCCTGCTCGACCGGCTCCGAACCGCCGACGGCCGGCTGCTGCACACTTACAAGGACGGCGTCGCCAAGCTCGACGCCTATCTCGACGACTACGCGTGCCTGATCGACGGCCTGACGCGGCTTTACGAGGCCACGGGAACCCCGCGCTGGATCACCTCGGCCGTGGAGCTGGCCGGGGTGATGATCGCCGAGTTCCTCGACGAGCAACACGGCGGCTTCTTCTTCACCGGCAAGAATCACGAGACCCTGATCACCCGCCAGAAAGACCTGTTCGACGACGCGACCCCCGCGGGCAACGGCATGGCGGCGACCGCCCTGCTCCGCCTGGCCGCCCTGACCGGCCGCGACGACTTCGACCGGATCGGCCGCCAGGCGCTCCAGGCCGCCGCGCCGGTGATCGAATCGGCGCCCTCGGCCGGGGGCCAGAGCCTGATCGCCCTGGATTTCGCGCTCGCCCCGGTGCGGGAGCTGGCGATCATCGCCGGGCCGGGCCCCGGCCGCCGCGACTTCGACGCCGCGGTCGACGCCGCCTTCGCGCGGTTCCTCCCCCCCGCCGTCGTCGCCCCCAGCCTGGCCGAAGACCGCGACGCCCTCGCCCCCCTCGTCACGCTCCTCCAGGACCGCCCGGCCCTCGACGAGGAGGTCACCCTCTACGACTGCGAGAACCGGACCTGTCGCGCGCCGGTGGTCGGGGCGGCGGCCATCGTCGCCGCGCTGGCGGAGGCGAATTCCGGCTGA
- a CDS encoding DUF362 domain-containing protein, with translation MVHPDEDLTVAIADRPGDPDEGIAEALGHLNLDDFRDKVVCIKPNDTTADADDKTACTQADTLRAAIRYVKTLRPKSIVVSGGSGAKQTPEVFKILGYDEVIAAEGVEFFDHNQPPFVAVDLAYGPQRKIVVNPRVLEYERVVSLAQLKVHRTATVTLAIKNIAMSYPCAEFYGYPRVKQERHPHNILKDKQAFLVGMALRFPIHLAIVSGHPAMIGTGPIGGKAVETGLVIAGRNAVAVDSVGAFLLGFETNGVQHLRQAVEVGLGETYMSPDRDGGEGRLRIKGLPVKEAVKLFRTAAYGEAF, from the coding sequence ATGGTGCATCCCGACGAAGACCTGACAGTGGCGATCGCGGATCGGCCGGGCGACCCCGACGAGGGGATCGCCGAGGCGCTCGGCCACCTGAACCTGGACGACTTTCGCGACAAGGTCGTCTGCATCAAGCCCAACGACACCACGGCCGACGCCGACGACAAGACGGCCTGCACCCAGGCCGACACCCTCCGCGCCGCGATCCGGTACGTCAAGACGCTGCGACCGAAGTCGATCGTCGTCTCCGGCGGATCGGGGGCGAAGCAGACGCCCGAGGTCTTCAAGATCCTGGGCTACGACGAGGTGATCGCGGCCGAAGGGGTGGAATTCTTCGACCACAACCAACCGCCGTTCGTGGCGGTGGACCTCGCCTACGGTCCCCAGCGGAAGATCGTGGTGAACCCCCGAGTCCTGGAATATGAGCGGGTGGTCTCGCTGGCGCAGCTCAAGGTCCACCGGACGGCCACGGTGACGCTGGCGATCAAGAACATCGCCATGAGCTACCCTTGCGCGGAATTCTACGGCTACCCCCGCGTGAAGCAGGAGCGGCACCCGCACAACATCCTCAAGGACAAGCAGGCGTTCCTGGTCGGAATGGCGTTGCGGTTCCCGATCCACTTGGCGATCGTCTCCGGCCACCCGGCGATGATCGGCACGGGGCCGATCGGCGGCAAGGCGGTGGAGACGGGCCTGGTGATCGCCGGCCGCAACGCGGTGGCCGTGGACTCCGTGGGCGCCTTCCTGCTGGGCTTCGAGACCAACGGCGTCCAGCATCTCCGCCAGGCGGTCGAGGTCGGCCTGGGCGAGACCTACATGTCGCCCGACCGCGACGGCGGCGAGGGACGATTGAGGATCAAGGGGCTCCCCGTGAAGGAGGCCGTCAAGCTCTTCCGCACGGCGGCCTACGGCGAGGCGTTCTGA
- the cyaB gene encoding class IV adenylate cyclase — MSFEVELKYRDVDHDRLTRALKSLGAEEIGSVDQEDSYLNHPSRDFAETREAFRIRRVGDDNRVTFKGPREAGPTKTREEIEIPFASGPERYEELSRLYDRLGFRRVAVVRKRRTTFRLRFEDHDLEIALDRAEGLGDFAEVEAVAQGREDLPRAQQAVLDLAAKLDLLAVEPRSYLRMYLEERSRESS; from the coding sequence ATGAGCTTCGAAGTCGAGCTGAAGTATCGCGACGTCGACCACGATCGGCTGACCCGGGCGCTGAAGTCGCTCGGCGCGGAGGAGATCGGCAGCGTCGACCAGGAGGACTCCTACCTGAACCACCCGTCGCGGGACTTCGCCGAGACCCGTGAGGCGTTCCGCATCCGTCGCGTCGGCGACGACAATCGGGTCACCTTCAAGGGGCCCAGGGAAGCCGGGCCGACCAAGACCCGCGAGGAGATCGAGATCCCGTTCGCGAGCGGCCCCGAGCGTTACGAGGAGCTGAGCCGACTGTACGACCGCCTGGGATTCCGGCGCGTGGCGGTCGTCCGCAAGCGGCGGACGACGTTCCGACTCCGGTTCGAGGACCACGATTTGGAGATCGCCCTCGACCGCGCCGAGGGGCTCGGCGACTTCGCCGAGGTGGAGGCCGTCGCCCAGGGCCGCGAGGATCTCCCGCGGGCGCAGCAGGCCGTCCTGGACCTGGCCGCGAAACTGGACCTGCTGGCGGTCGAGCCCCGCTCCTACCTTCGCATGTACCTGGAGGAACGTTCGCGGGAAAGCTCGTGA
- a CDS encoding metallophosphoesterase family protein, whose product MPIHLPPTTRRGFLNVLAAGGAALAWPGARSAVAAGREEDAADYVALLADTHIKSDPDMVVREKFHLSGNLRAAVADILAQPRPPAAALVLGDLALKNGRAEDYRQFLTLVEPLRERGIPVHLTLGNHDDRRNFLESFAALGAAVGPVEDRCVGVVEAAGVRLAMLDTLDQVDQVPGLLGDSQRAWLTKTLDEAPDAPTLVLFHHHLDDVPGALTDAKPLLEILRPRKQVKALVFGHTHTWRRAEDDGLHLVNLPAVAYHFNDPQPLGWCRLEPHRDGQGATLELRCVDGDRSKHGERIELAWRGA is encoded by the coding sequence ATGCCGATCCACCTCCCGCCGACGACGCGTCGCGGATTCCTGAACGTGCTGGCCGCCGGCGGCGCCGCGCTGGCCTGGCCCGGCGCGCGGTCGGCCGTCGCGGCCGGTCGCGAGGAGGACGCGGCCGATTACGTGGCGCTGCTGGCCGACACCCACATCAAGAGCGACCCGGACATGGTGGTGCGCGAGAAGTTCCACCTGAGCGGCAACCTCCGCGCGGCGGTGGCCGACATCCTCGCGCAGCCCCGACCGCCGGCCGCGGCCCTGGTCCTCGGCGATCTCGCCCTGAAGAACGGCCGCGCGGAAGACTACCGCCAGTTCCTGACGCTCGTCGAGCCGCTGCGCGAGCGCGGAATCCCCGTCCACCTGACGCTGGGGAACCACGACGACCGGCGCAACTTCCTGGAGTCGTTCGCGGCCCTGGGGGCGGCGGTCGGCCCGGTCGAGGACCGCTGCGTCGGCGTCGTGGAGGCCGCCGGCGTGAGGCTGGCGATGCTCGACACGTTGGATCAGGTCGACCAGGTGCCCGGCCTGCTGGGCGATTCCCAGCGCGCCTGGCTGACGAAGACGCTCGACGAGGCGCCCGACGCGCCGACCCTGGTTTTGTTCCATCACCACCTCGACGACGTGCCCGGGGCCCTGACCGACGCCAAGCCCCTCCTGGAGATCCTCCGGCCCCGCAAGCAGGTGAAGGCCCTGGTGTTCGGCCACACGCACACCTGGCGGCGGGCCGAGGACGACGGCCTGCACCTCGTCAACCTGCCGGCCGTCGCCTACCACTTCAACGATCCCCAGCCGCTGGGCTGGTGCCGGTTGGAGCCGCATCGCGACGGCCAGGGGGCCACGCTGGAGCTGCGCTGCGTCGACGGCGACCGCTCGAAGCACGGCGAGCGCATCGAACTGGCCTGGCGCGGGGCCTGA
- a CDS encoding carbon storage regulator, with amino-acid sequence MIIIPREEGEGVMIGDDIVVTVVEIRGDRVRLAIEYPEDTPIERGEVRSRIRTYRDVALSSLSS; translated from the coding sequence GTGATCATCATCCCCAGAGAAGAGGGCGAAGGCGTCATGATCGGCGACGACATCGTCGTCACGGTCGTGGAGATTCGGGGCGACCGGGTGCGGTTGGCCATCGAATATCCGGAGGACACGCCCATCGAGCGGGGGGAAGTTCGGTCTCGGATTCGGACCTATCGCGACGTCGCCCTGTCGTCGCTCTCGTCGTAA
- a CDS encoding S41 family peptidase — protein MSRRRRIYLALAVAAVLSPLCWVAGTTQGAKPKDEMLELYGLFVDAVEKVEANYVRPVNRKELLESALEGMLQNLDQHSSYINMGEWQQFRKQIEGKFGGLGIQVGIDRETGRLRVIAPMVGTPAYEAGVLAGDLILEIDGHSTEGMSSDKAVETLTGLPGTDVELNVLHDGAEQPTAIKLTRAIIEVPSVLGERREKNGDWDYMLDPDKKIGYIRISSFIQSTGDEVRKALETLKDQGVKGLVLDLRDNPGGLLSAAVEVSDLFLDKGDIVSTKGRNTIPKSYVAQHDSPYEELPMVVLVNQNSASASEIVSAALQDHKRAVVVGHRSYGKGSVQNIMELEDGNSVLKLTVASYHRPSGENIHRFRDAKTTDKWGVSPDPDMEVKLTPTEYRDWFLARRARDLPALAKLNAAKKPVEPQSDAAKAQENQEKAQSKDVPKEEKPPVDPTKPEPPKDAPNPDAVPPFVDKVLDKALEVLKGKIDAPAPPAAEEKKAA, from the coding sequence ATGTCGAGACGGAGACGGATCTATCTGGCCCTGGCTGTCGCGGCGGTCCTGAGCCCCCTCTGCTGGGTGGCCGGGACGACCCAGGGGGCCAAGCCCAAGGATGAGATGCTGGAGCTTTACGGGCTGTTCGTCGACGCCGTCGAGAAGGTCGAGGCCAACTACGTCCGGCCGGTGAATCGCAAGGAGCTGCTGGAAAGCGCCCTGGAGGGGATGCTCCAGAACCTGGACCAGCATTCGTCCTACATCAACATGGGCGAATGGCAGCAGTTCCGCAAGCAGATCGAGGGCAAGTTCGGCGGCCTGGGCATCCAGGTGGGGATCGACCGCGAGACCGGGCGGCTGCGGGTCATCGCGCCGATGGTCGGCACCCCGGCTTACGAGGCCGGCGTGCTGGCGGGCGACCTGATCCTGGAGATCGACGGCCACTCGACCGAGGGGATGAGCTCGGACAAAGCGGTCGAGACCCTGACCGGCCTCCCCGGCACCGACGTCGAGCTGAACGTCCTGCACGACGGGGCGGAGCAGCCCACGGCCATCAAGCTCACCCGCGCGATCATCGAGGTCCCCAGCGTCCTGGGCGAGCGCCGCGAGAAGAACGGCGACTGGGATTACATGCTCGATCCCGACAAGAAGATCGGCTACATCCGGATCTCCAGCTTCATCCAGTCGACCGGCGACGAAGTCCGCAAGGCGCTGGAGACGCTCAAGGACCAGGGGGTCAAAGGCCTGGTGCTGGACCTCCGCGACAACCCAGGCGGCCTCCTCAGCGCGGCGGTCGAGGTGTCGGACCTGTTCCTGGACAAAGGGGACATCGTCAGCACCAAGGGGCGGAACACCATCCCCAAGTCGTACGTGGCCCAGCACGACAGCCCTTACGAGGAGCTGCCGATGGTCGTCCTGGTGAACCAGAACTCGGCCTCGGCGTCCGAGATCGTCTCGGCCGCGCTCCAGGACCACAAGCGGGCCGTGGTGGTGGGCCACCGCAGCTACGGCAAGGGCTCGGTCCAGAACATCATGGAGCTTGAGGACGGCAACAGCGTGCTCAAGCTGACCGTCGCCAGCTACCACCGGCCCTCCGGCGAGAACATCCATCGCTTCCGAGACGCCAAGACCACCGACAAGTGGGGCGTCTCGCCCGACCCGGACATGGAAGTGAAGCTCACGCCCACCGAATACCGCGACTGGTTCCTCGCCCGCCGCGCCCGCGACCTCCCCGCCCTGGCCAAGCTCAACGCCGCCAAGAAGCCGGTGGAGCCCCAGTCCGACGCGGCGAAGGCCCAGGAGAACCAGGAGAAGGCCCAGAGCAAGGACGTGCCGAAGGAGGAGAAGCCCCCCGTCGACCCGACCAAGCCCGAGCCCCCCAAGGACGCCCCGAATCCGGACGCCGTCCCCCCCTTCGTCGACAAGGTGCTCGACAAGGCCCTGGAAGTCCTGAAGGGCAAGATCGACGCCCCGGCCCCCCCGGCGGCCGAGGAGAAGAAGGCCGCGTGA